In a single window of the Litorilituus sediminis genome:
- the recC gene encoding exodeoxyribonuclease V subunit gamma → MIYLYPANKMENLLFLFDRISQLSPLGVFNQEIVLVQNPGMQHWLNLSIAKQRGISMNVSYALPAQYLWKLMRELASDENVPVQSPYSREVLCWRICRLLSSNKVLEDEDFTSVNQYWQLKDSEHSRHFEQQQAQLKRYQLAVQLADLYEQYLIFRPDWLDAWQQGSLNSTLKDFTNQQTDVRWQAKLWAMLTEEIPYNPVTLVDDAINNLANKKSILPKRLSIFGLNTMAPMWLSFINQLSEHIDVHFFHLNPCFSYWGDIISEKLAFKQIQAWTDDVTQLETHVGNPLLANFGQQGREFVSLLQDYSTFNIEAFEQLNDTEEQTEQLSVLAHVQQDILTLTDKRSQAINKQDDSITITSCHSALREVQGLHDFLLHQFNQDSELTPKDVLVMCPKIEDYAPYVHAVFSRGWQDLDSNIPPLPCSIADRNAIDSDPLVASFVDLLNLPDSRFQVSQLLALLRLPAIASRFSVPVESIDKISHWLAKSAVHWGIDSSHKQSFIGNDANDNYTWHQGLTRLLRGFAFADSQSIYQDQLVLALVEGDDAVLLGQLLLFIEQLQQFTLLLTQARTPAAWHSFLTQQLENLIDEKVNAESEASVDCILQAINSLVEYCQHAGYEQDIELSIVIDFLTQHFSQGDASRQFMVGQVTFCSMLPMRSIPFKVIAVLGLNDGEFPRQRQPLTFDLMANTPARLGDRSRRGDDRYLFLEAIISARQTLYLSFQGRNIRNNSVKQPSLVLKEFMDYLTAGYGWSFEREQQSSSDLRELAMQAYSQHNYTSKYASFDAKWFNLGQAHESVQQGQGHSSQLKVTDDYPEHIKLSLDELVAFFMHPSKYFAQKQLQLYFNEQDQVLSDDEPFAIDQLQSYLVRQALVQANLEDKTEQNSNLVLKEAQLSGYFPDQPNTEQVFQHWQDDARDFVSEISADNKNDAIAIDCQLSVDIMLDDKHQVSFDLTHKFLLKDNCLLRYRSSSAKAKDIFTLYIEQLFILVWQQQVDLPSLATIQAPLMDVSHSKGFYFNTKAQQVEHFVLESAAIDSQHLKQLLRVFLSGLQQPLLLNASIAHMALQKKRGKVEPMTQDKFASFWHGSHNLPGFNQDPYIDYFWPDIVSYTDIETELMTLYGPVYNGVVKVTDSQKKRSQD, encoded by the coding sequence TTGATCTATTTATATCCTGCCAACAAAATGGAAAATTTACTGTTTCTTTTTGACAGGATTTCTCAATTATCGCCTTTGGGTGTGTTTAACCAAGAAATTGTTTTAGTACAAAATCCCGGTATGCAGCATTGGCTTAATCTGTCTATTGCCAAACAGCGTGGTATTAGCATGAATGTTAGTTATGCGTTACCTGCGCAATATCTATGGAAGCTAATGAGAGAGCTGGCTAGCGATGAAAATGTGCCTGTTCAGTCACCGTACTCTAGGGAAGTACTGTGTTGGCGAATTTGTCGCTTATTAAGCTCGAATAAAGTACTGGAAGATGAAGATTTCACCAGTGTTAATCAGTATTGGCAGCTAAAAGATAGTGAGCATAGTCGTCATTTTGAGCAGCAACAAGCGCAATTAAAACGTTATCAGCTTGCAGTGCAGCTAGCTGATTTATATGAGCAGTATTTAATCTTTAGGCCAGATTGGTTAGATGCATGGCAACAAGGCTCACTTAATAGCACTTTGAAAGACTTTACAAACCAGCAAACGGATGTGCGATGGCAGGCTAAGTTATGGGCGATGTTGACCGAGGAAATTCCCTATAACCCAGTAACTCTTGTTGATGATGCGATAAACAATCTAGCCAATAAAAAATCAATTTTGCCTAAGCGTTTAAGTATATTTGGTTTAAATACTATGGCGCCTATGTGGCTTAGCTTTATCAATCAGTTAAGTGAGCATATTGATGTTCACTTTTTTCATTTAAACCCTTGTTTTAGTTACTGGGGAGATATCATCAGTGAAAAGCTGGCCTTTAAACAAATTCAAGCCTGGACCGATGACGTTACTCAGCTAGAAACACATGTTGGCAATCCGCTGTTGGCTAATTTTGGCCAACAAGGGCGAGAGTTTGTTTCTTTATTGCAAGATTACAGCACCTTTAATATTGAAGCGTTTGAGCAGTTAAATGATACCGAAGAGCAAACAGAACAATTATCTGTATTAGCGCACGTACAACAGGATATATTAACCTTAACAGATAAACGTAGTCAGGCAATCAATAAACAAGATGATTCGATCACCATCACCAGTTGTCATAGCGCGCTTAGAGAAGTGCAGGGCTTACATGACTTTTTATTACATCAATTTAACCAAGACAGTGAATTAACACCAAAAGATGTTTTGGTTATGTGCCCTAAAATAGAAGATTATGCGCCTTATGTTCATGCGGTGTTTAGTCGAGGCTGGCAAGACTTAGATAGTAATATCCCGCCATTACCTTGTTCAATTGCTGATCGCAATGCTATTGATAGCGACCCTCTGGTGGCAAGTTTTGTTGATTTATTAAACCTACCAGATAGCCGCTTTCAAGTGAGTCAATTACTTGCACTGCTGCGTTTACCTGCCATTGCCAGTCGCTTTTCTGTTCCTGTTGAGTCGATAGATAAAATCAGTCATTGGTTAGCAAAGTCTGCGGTTCATTGGGGCATTGATAGTTCACATAAACAAAGTTTTATCGGTAATGATGCCAATGATAATTACACTTGGCATCAAGGGCTAACAAGACTCTTGCGAGGTTTTGCTTTTGCTGATAGCCAAAGTATTTATCAAGATCAATTAGTGCTCGCGCTAGTTGAAGGTGATGATGCCGTATTGCTTGGTCAATTGCTCTTATTTATTGAGCAGTTACAACAATTTACTTTATTACTTACCCAAGCCAGAACGCCTGCTGCTTGGCATAGCTTTTTAACGCAACAACTTGAAAATTTAATTGATGAGAAGGTTAACGCTGAAAGTGAAGCAAGTGTTGATTGTATTTTACAAGCGATTAATTCGCTGGTTGAGTATTGCCAGCATGCGGGCTATGAGCAAGATATTGAACTAAGTATTGTGATTGACTTTTTAACGCAGCATTTCAGTCAAGGAGATGCCAGTCGACAGTTTATGGTGGGTCAAGTTACCTTTTGCTCTATGCTACCTATGCGCAGTATTCCCTTTAAAGTCATTGCGGTGCTGGGCTTAAATGATGGCGAATTTCCAAGGCAGCGTCAGCCGCTAACCTTTGATTTAATGGCTAATACTCCGGCTCGATTGGGAGATCGCTCTCGTCGTGGGGATGATAGGTATTTGTTCTTAGAGGCGATTATATCAGCGAGGCAAACCTTATACTTAAGTTTTCAAGGGCGTAATATAAGAAATAATAGTGTGAAACAACCTTCTTTAGTGCTGAAGGAGTTTATGGACTACTTAACTGCAGGTTATGGTTGGTCATTTGAGCGCGAGCAGCAATCTAGCTCTGATCTTAGAGAGTTAGCTATGCAGGCATATAGTCAACATAACTATACCAGTAAGTATGCAAGTTTTGACGCCAAATGGTTTAACTTAGGCCAAGCGCATGAAAGTGTTCAGCAAGGCCAAGGGCATTCATCACAACTTAAGGTAACTGATGATTACCCTGAGCATATTAAGCTTTCGCTTGATGAGCTCGTGGCATTTTTTATGCACCCATCTAAATACTTTGCGCAAAAACAGTTGCAGCTTTATTTTAACGAGCAAGATCAGGTGTTAAGTGATGATGAGCCGTTTGCCATTGATCAGTTACAAAGTTATTTAGTCAGGCAAGCCTTGGTACAGGCGAACCTTGAGGATAAGACAGAGCAAAACAGTAACTTAGTGCTAAAAGAGGCACAGTTATCGGGCTATTTTCCTGATCAGCCAAATACAGAGCAAGTATTTCAGCATTGGCAAGATGATGCCAGAGACTTTGTTAGTGAGATCAGCGCAGATAATAAAAACGATGCGATAGCAATTGATTGTCAGCTAAGTGTCGATATTATGCTTGATGACAAACACCAGGTTAGCTTTGATTTAACGCATAAATTTTTGTTAAAAGATAACTGCTTATTACGGTATAGAAGTTCAAGCGCTAAGGCGAAAGATATATTTACTTTATATATTGAACAGTTATTTATCTTAGTTTGGCAGCAACAGGTAGATTTACCATCACTAGCGACAATACAAGCACCTTTAATGGATGTTAGCCACTCAAAAGGCTTTTACTTTAATACTAAAGCGCAACAAGTAGAGCATTTTGTGCTTGAGTCTGCGGCTATTGATAGTCAGCATCTTAAGCAATTATTACGAGTATTTTTATCAGGCTTACAACAACCACTATTGTTAAACGCTAGTATTGCTCATATGGCGCTACAAAAGAAACGGGGCAAAGTTGAGCCAATGACACAAGATAAGTTCGCATCATTTTGGCATGGCAGTCATAACTTACCTGGTTTTAATCAAGACCCTTACATAGATTATTTTTGGCCTGATATTGTTAGCTATACAGACATAGAAACTGAGCTGATGACATTATATGGGCCAGTCTATAACGGCGTTGTCAAAGTAACTGATAGTCAAAAGAAGCGCTCACAGGATTAA
- a CDS encoding transglutaminase TgpA family protein, giving the protein MLKFSPIAASKAKKSAAKPLVLANSTAWLLLVSQCVNVLAIAGELRFWMIAILAMCFGWQAVALLKYRANFRANKPKAQTSTKRRSLINYQEDNGLILISPLLLTLFAVLGCVAIFSSASSLGLLLSMVHLLCFSYVLKGFELTKRKDFYQLFLLGLFVLISALIFKQGIVFSLLVILAIVLNLSVIVHYFSPSNKVANVFKLVSVLLLQSSILAIALFLFFPRLSPFWQVPIAKSAQTGLSDIVQPGDIANLARSNTLAFRVEFADGQVPEYSQRYWRAMVMEDYDGQKWQIAKSHNTQVMASSFELTGNKQLKPITQGDGLDYRVIVEPNFQQWLYVLAVATAQGEVSLFPDYTIQSKKVISQTMAFKFTSYLNSPLDKVLSEQSRQINLALPEQSNPRLYQLGQQLLSQYSNPQDRINAVLNSFSQDMFYYTLQPPLLSNNSLDQFYFDTKAGFCGHYASSFTFLMRAAGIPARVVTGYLGGEVNDLATTGDGQIGHLNVYQYDAHAWAEVWLEGIGWQRVDPTGAVDPSRVDSGLSSQLIEQQAALTSDLFSLSNYKQFDWLNSLRLTIDALDYQWTKWVLGYSTEQQYNLLKKLVGQVLPWKIGLIICIALISSMALILFIFKVKSHLASRRSNSSPSYKLYQTVLFALAKKGIVKAPYSTAGEFALELRENYPELAIAFTRFNQSFEKLSYQQLSASEQQQLLKLMRSQHRQFMQLLAKEV; this is encoded by the coding sequence ATGTTAAAATTTTCTCCAATTGCAGCCAGTAAAGCAAAAAAAAGCGCAGCAAAGCCTTTAGTGTTAGCTAATAGCACAGCTTGGCTATTGCTCGTTAGTCAATGTGTTAATGTCTTGGCAATTGCTGGGGAATTACGCTTTTGGATGATTGCAATACTGGCTATGTGCTTTGGCTGGCAAGCTGTGGCTTTATTAAAGTATCGCGCTAATTTTCGAGCGAATAAGCCTAAGGCACAAACAAGCACTAAGCGCCGTTCGTTGATAAATTATCAAGAAGATAATGGCCTTATTTTAATCTCGCCATTATTGCTGACATTATTTGCCGTGCTTGGTTGTGTTGCAATATTTTCCTCTGCTTCTAGCTTAGGTTTGTTGTTAAGCATGGTGCACTTATTATGCTTTTCATATGTGTTAAAAGGCTTTGAATTAACTAAGCGTAAAGACTTTTATCAGCTGTTTTTACTCGGGCTGTTTGTGCTTATTTCAGCGTTGATATTTAAACAAGGCATTGTCTTTAGCCTGCTAGTCATATTGGCTATAGTTCTTAATCTATCCGTTATAGTTCATTACTTTTCTCCAAGCAATAAAGTGGCTAATGTCTTTAAATTGGTCAGTGTATTGTTGCTGCAAAGTAGTATTTTAGCGATAGCCTTATTCTTGTTTTTTCCCAGGCTTAGTCCTTTTTGGCAAGTACCTATCGCTAAATCAGCGCAAACAGGTTTATCTGATATTGTACAGCCGGGCGATATTGCTAATTTAGCGCGCTCCAATACATTGGCATTTCGCGTTGAGTTTGCTGATGGGCAAGTTCCTGAATACTCTCAGCGTTATTGGCGTGCTATGGTGATGGAAGATTATGATGGACAAAAGTGGCAGATAGCTAAGTCTCACAATACTCAAGTTATGGCGAGCTCCTTTGAGCTAACGGGAAATAAGCAGCTTAAGCCTATTACCCAAGGTGATGGGCTCGATTACCGTGTTATTGTCGAGCCAAATTTTCAACAGTGGCTGTATGTACTGGCTGTGGCTACAGCTCAAGGGGAGGTCTCGCTATTTCCTGATTACACCATACAAAGTAAAAAAGTTATTAGTCAAACCATGGCGTTTAAATTTACCAGTTATCTAAATAGCCCTTTAGATAAGGTGCTATCTGAGCAAAGTAGGCAAATAAATTTGGCATTGCCAGAGCAAAGTAATCCTAGACTATACCAACTTGGCCAGCAATTGTTATCACAATATTCAAACCCTCAAGATCGTATCAATGCTGTGCTTAACTCTTTTAGTCAAGATATGTTTTATTACACACTGCAACCGCCGCTGTTAAGTAATAATAGTTTAGATCAATTTTATTTTGATACCAAAGCCGGTTTTTGCGGCCACTATGCCAGTAGCTTTACCTTTTTGATGCGCGCTGCGGGTATTCCTGCTCGTGTGGTAACCGGATATTTAGGTGGCGAGGTGAATGATTTAGCGACCACAGGTGACGGTCAAATAGGGCACTTAAATGTTTACCAATACGATGCCCATGCCTGGGCAGAGGTTTGGCTAGAGGGTATTGGTTGGCAGCGAGTTGATCCTACCGGAGCGGTTGACCCATCAAGAGTTGATTCAGGTCTTTCATCTCAGTTAATTGAGCAGCAAGCGGCATTAACCAGTGACTTATTTAGCTTATCTAATTACAAACAATTTGATTGGTTAAATTCACTTAGATTAACCATTGATGCGCTAGATTATCAGTGGACTAAATGGGTTTTAGGCTACTCTACCGAGCAACAGTACAATTTACTGAAAAAGCTGGTAGGGCAAGTATTACCATGGAAAATAGGCTTGATCATATGTATTGCACTTATTTCGAGTATGGCACTTATTCTGTTTATTTTTAAGGTGAAGAGCCATTTAGCAAGCCGCAGAAGTAATAGTAGTCCCTCGTATAAACTCTATCAAACAGTATTATTCGCTTTAGCTAAAAAAGGTATAGTGAAAGCTCCTTATTCAACTGCCGGCGAGTTCGCCCTCGAATTAAGAGAAAATTATCCTGAGCTGGCTATTGCCTTTACTCGCTTTAATCAGAGTTTTGAGAAATTAAGCTATCAGCAATTATCAGCGAGTGAACAACAGCAATTACTTAAGCTGATGCGTAGTCAGCATAGGCAGTTTATGCAGCTTTTAGCGAAAGAGGTATAA
- a CDS encoding DUF58 domain-containing protein — translation MTSKNVFIFPTRFGFVYIAFVLVLFLLGTNYQNNIIVLVSFLLASFFITAMLHSFNNFSGLVIISDSVEKGFADQEIIFTLTLLTDKPRYDFYAEFVNTQLHAANAKLVCCNKENTNLKLSLVSQRRGELQLGRVRLSSEYAFGLFKSWSVLDFDHKAIVYPRRLVLPSAQYQMTGMQQDDGLSLYSTNVQAGHDDFAELKSFVLGESLSRTAWKQLAKGQGHFSKHYQESQGSPMWLKLSDMPAVSLEKKLSFLAYLICEFTQDKQSFGLLLDGAAGKHTLISIEPSLGSQHQEACLTALANYSC, via the coding sequence TTGACGAGTAAGAATGTTTTTATTTTCCCAACCCGTTTTGGTTTTGTTTATATTGCCTTTGTCTTGGTGCTATTTTTACTGGGAACTAACTACCAAAACAATATTATTGTCTTAGTAAGCTTTTTATTGGCGAGTTTTTTTATTACTGCCATGCTACATAGCTTTAATAACTTTTCAGGCTTAGTGATTATCTCTGATAGCGTTGAAAAAGGCTTTGCCGATCAAGAGATCATTTTCACGTTAACCTTGTTAACAGATAAGCCGCGATACGATTTTTATGCTGAATTTGTTAACACGCAACTGCACGCTGCAAACGCTAAACTTGTCTGCTGCAATAAAGAAAACACAAATTTGAAGCTTAGCTTGGTAAGCCAAAGAAGGGGCGAGTTGCAACTTGGCCGAGTAAGGCTAAGTAGCGAATATGCTTTTGGTTTATTTAAGAGTTGGTCCGTATTAGATTTTGATCATAAGGCCATTGTCTATCCCAGACGTCTTGTTTTACCCAGTGCACAATACCAAATGACAGGCATGCAACAGGATGATGGTTTATCTTTGTATAGTACCAATGTGCAGGCAGGTCATGATGATTTTGCCGAACTAAAGAGTTTTGTTTTAGGTGAGTCGTTGTCCCGTACTGCGTGGAAACAATTAGCAAAAGGTCAGGGGCATTTCAGTAAGCACTATCAAGAGAGTCAAGGTAGCCCCATGTGGTTAAAACTATCAGATATGCCTGCAGTGTCATTAGAAAAAAAGCTAAGTTTTCTGGCTTATTTGATATGTGAATTTACTCAAGATAAGCAAAGCTTTGGTTTATTATTAGATGGAGCAGCAGGTAAACATACATTGATATCTATAGAGCCCTCATTAGGTAGTCAACATCAAGAAGCGTGCTTAACCGCACTTGCCAATTACTCATGTTAA
- a CDS encoding AAA family ATPase, with amino-acid sequence MQQTVTDILASIESVVLGKPTECRLALACLLAKGHLLIEDLPGMGKTTLSQVLAATLGLSYQRTQFTSDLLPADVVGVSIFNQETKAFELHQGPIFNQVVLADEINRASPKTQSALLEAMAEKQVSIDGKTYPLPEPFFVIATQNPLFHAGTYPLPESQLDRFMMRLSLGFPNVKAEKQILLSGSKKEASAEQATLASLKQVDVDALLKMQQAVEAVTVSNDVVEYIIALSHVSRQSFTQDGGNAAVNNKIQCKPLSPRAGKALLAAAKAWAFIENRDYLLPDDVKAVFQVVCQHRLEVNALAEQNQGVSVSQQILRSVDVLNPLGH; translated from the coding sequence TTGCAGCAAACTGTTACTGATATTTTAGCCAGCATTGAATCAGTTGTTTTAGGCAAACCAACAGAGTGTCGATTGGCACTTGCTTGCTTACTGGCAAAAGGGCACTTACTTATTGAAGACTTACCCGGTATGGGCAAGACCACTTTATCTCAAGTATTAGCTGCTACTCTAGGGTTAAGTTATCAGCGAACGCAATTTACCAGTGATTTATTACCAGCAGATGTGGTTGGTGTTTCTATTTTTAACCAAGAAACTAAAGCCTTTGAATTGCATCAAGGCCCGATATTTAATCAAGTTGTCTTAGCGGATGAAATTAACCGCGCTAGCCCTAAAACGCAAAGTGCCTTACTTGAAGCCATGGCTGAAAAGCAGGTGAGTATTGATGGTAAAACTTACCCTTTGCCTGAGCCATTTTTTGTTATTGCCACACAAAACCCTTTATTTCATGCCGGAACCTACCCATTGCCAGAATCTCAGCTAGACAGATTTATGATGCGCTTATCGTTAGGCTTTCCAAATGTTAAAGCTGAAAAGCAAATTTTGCTTTCCGGCAGTAAAAAAGAAGCCAGTGCTGAACAAGCAACTTTAGCTAGTCTTAAGCAGGTTGACGTTGATGCCTTATTAAAAATGCAACAAGCTGTTGAAGCGGTAACGGTATCTAATGATGTGGTTGAGTATATTATTGCCTTAAGTCATGTCAGTAGACAGAGCTTTACTCAGGATGGTGGTAATGCTGCGGTCAATAATAAAATACAATGTAAGCCGTTATCCCCCCGAGCTGGCAAGGCGTTACTTGCTGCGGCTAAAGCTTGGGCCTTTATTGAGAACCGAGATTACTTATTGCCTGATGATGTTAAAGCCGTATTTCAGGTTGTCTGTCAGCATCGTTTAGAAGTCAATGCACTTGCCGAGCAAAATCAAGGTGTTAGCGTTTCTCAACAAATCTTGCGTAGTGTTGATGTGTTGAATCCGTTAGGGCATTAA
- the aroG gene encoding 3-deoxy-7-phosphoheptulonate synthase AroG: protein MYQTDDVRINNIKDLLPPIALLERFPASEQATKSVLAGRKAIHDILNAKDDRLLVVIGPCSIHDPQAAIEYGQRLVELREKYQDNLEVVMRVYFEKPRTTVGWKGLINDPYLDNSFKLNDGLRMGRKLLLDLNELGLPTAGEFLDMITPQYMADFMCWGAIGARTTESQVHRELASGLSCPVGFKNGTDGTIKIAIDAIGSAAASHHFLSVTKFGHAAIVETSGNSDCHIILRGGNKTTNYDETSVKQVTEQLSASGLNTKVMVDFSHANSQKKFANQMLVATDVCGQISQGNEHIFGVMVESHLVEGNQSLVDGKAQVYGQSITDACIGWSDTETMLAQLNEAVANRRTANK from the coding sequence ATGTATCAAACTGACGATGTACGCATTAATAATATCAAAGACTTATTACCTCCAATTGCATTATTGGAGCGATTTCCGGCGTCAGAGCAAGCTACTAAGTCAGTTCTAGCAGGTCGTAAAGCTATCCATGATATTTTAAATGCTAAGGATGATCGTTTATTAGTGGTGATTGGCCCTTGTTCTATTCATGATCCACAAGCAGCCATTGAATATGGTCAGCGCCTTGTTGAATTAAGAGAAAAGTATCAAGATAATTTAGAAGTTGTTATGCGTGTTTACTTTGAAAAACCGCGTACCACAGTGGGCTGGAAAGGTTTGATTAATGACCCTTATCTAGATAACAGCTTTAAGCTTAATGATGGTTTACGTATGGGACGTAAATTATTATTAGATTTAAATGAGCTTGGCTTACCAACGGCGGGCGAATTTTTAGATATGATCACGCCGCAATATATGGCTGATTTTATGTGTTGGGGGGCCATTGGTGCTCGCACAACTGAATCGCAAGTACACCGTGAATTAGCGTCAGGTTTATCATGCCCAGTAGGCTTTAAAAATGGCACCGATGGCACGATTAAAATTGCCATTGATGCTATCGGCTCGGCAGCTGCCTCACATCATTTCTTATCGGTAACTAAATTTGGTCATGCCGCTATTGTTGAAACCAGCGGTAACAGTGATTGTCACATTATTTTACGTGGTGGCAATAAAACCACCAACTATGATGAAACTAGTGTGAAGCAAGTGACAGAGCAATTATCTGCAAGTGGCTTAAATACTAAGGTTATGGTTGATTTTAGCCACGCTAACTCACAGAAAAAGTTTGCTAATCAAATGTTGGTTGCTACAGATGTTTGTGGGCAAATTAGCCAAGGTAACGAGCATATTTTTGGTGTTATGGTTGAAAGCCATTTAGTTGAAGGCAACCAAAGTTTGGTGGATGGTAAAGCACAAGTTTATGGGCAAAGTATTACCGATGCTTGTATTGGTTGGTCTGATACTGAAACCATGTTAGCGCAACTAAATGAAGCGGTGGCAAATCGTCGGACAGCAAATAAATAG
- a CDS encoding DUF5062 family protein: MKKIKNEAELVKKAIVIGEKYAINRGYKGFSATNAAKDKIESLYRLLVNDKLIQPLPVVQENQVNMKHKLALWIAKQLPEGHALLK; this comes from the coding sequence ATGAAAAAAATAAAAAATGAAGCTGAGTTAGTAAAAAAAGCCATAGTTATTGGCGAAAAATATGCAATAAATCGTGGTTACAAAGGCTTTAGCGCAACGAACGCAGCGAAAGATAAAATTGAAAGCCTTTATCGCTTATTGGTTAATGATAAATTAATTCAGCCTTTACCTGTTGTTCAGGAAAATCAAGTGAACATGAAACATAAGCTCGCCTTGTGGATTGCTAAGCAGTTACCTGAAGGACATGCACTACTTAAATAA
- a CDS encoding DUF3083 family protein produces the protein MSISRTRNLQHKVYIPSSARENQYLMAKIPLTDELLASFDHLIDKGADAPYEKLYQYLAETFFSVNDKFAIESTQFVANDKFPRVRYSPEKLTAQTKQQVLFLYNTKYHTSRNAFYNGQNKAKKITLIFLPNGDDIRVNSAQFHQQVKEAITEFAKQSKVPLATIRVCDHQHLTYDLFAKHKGIEGSQAHKFRPMTDRYLADKLQLPEVTDALTYAVIDLPINSRIRSLVKIDDKHSEKYIELYNLIADAFISSAKHHNLHNGAVVANGLVPIVRRGEDENVITNGELLMLGYNPKHTSGGYTCKWDANKLVDTVQLIFVASEQNKTSHGYGKFVNQIEQALNSFTQKLDFVNDKEELMIRLHQHIGFYLD, from the coding sequence ATGTCTATTTCACGTACCAGAAACCTCCAGCATAAAGTTTATATTCCCTCTTCTGCTCGAGAAAACCAATATTTAATGGCTAAAATTCCATTAACCGATGAGCTTCTAGCTTCATTTGATCATCTTATCGATAAAGGCGCTGATGCGCCTTACGAAAAGCTTTACCAATACTTAGCTGAAACCTTTTTCAGTGTTAACGATAAGTTTGCAATTGAAAGTACACAATTTGTTGCTAATGATAAATTTCCTCGCGTACGTTACAGCCCAGAAAAGCTCACCGCGCAAACGAAACAACAAGTTTTGTTCCTGTACAATACAAAGTATCACACCAGCCGTAATGCTTTTTATAATGGCCAAAACAAAGCAAAGAAAATCACGTTAATCTTTTTACCCAATGGTGATGATATTCGCGTAAATTCAGCGCAATTCCACCAACAAGTTAAAGAAGCTATTACAGAATTTGCTAAGCAAAGCAAAGTACCATTAGCAACCATTAGAGTGTGTGATCATCAGCACTTAACTTATGATTTGTTTGCTAAGCACAAAGGTATTGAAGGCAGTCAAGCACATAAGTTCCGTCCGATGACAGATAGATATTTGGCTGACAAATTACAACTACCAGAGGTAACCGATGCTCTAACCTATGCCGTAATTGACTTACCAATTAATAGCCGTATTCGCTCTTTAGTAAAAATTGATGATAAACACAGTGAAAAGTACATCGAGCTGTATAACCTTATCGCTGATGCCTTTATTAGTTCAGCTAAACATCACAATTTACATAACGGTGCAGTGGTAGCAAACGGTTTAGTGCCTATTGTACGACGTGGTGAAGATGAAAACGTTATCACCAACGGCGAATTATTAATGCTTGGTTACAACCCCAAACACACCTCTGGTGGTTATACCTGTAAATGGGACGCCAACAAATTAGTAGATACGGTACAGCTTATTTTTGTTGCTAGTGAGCAGAATAAGACTTCTCATGGCTATGGTAAGTTTGTTAATCAAATTGAACAAGCCCTGAACTCCTTCACGCAAAAGCTCGACTTTGTAAATGATAAAGAAGAATTAATGATTCGATTACATCAACACATAGGTTTTTATTTAGATTAA
- a CDS encoding FAD:protein FMN transferase, whose product MLANKSYSLLKRQGDYIAHFRAMASPCEVIIETQQKNIAEQVAHLVTAEVERIEKKYSRYLADSVCSQINNSQGQACAIDNETFLLLNFAEQCYQLSHGLFDITSGILAKSWQFDGRNCDKTRDFPSEKDVTEQLKHVGWPRVKYQADFVQLPQGMSIDFGGIAKEYAVDKAMMLATQYTKAPILINLGGDISVSGLRCNNLAWQVAIESPHNEQAQGDLIVSLTQGALATSGDSKRFILYQNKRYSHIINAKTGWPVSGGPSSITVAAPQCTTAGMLATLALLQGRDAEKMLLAQHVNFWARY is encoded by the coding sequence ATGTTAGCGAATAAGTCTTATAGCTTATTAAAAAGGCAAGGGGATTATATTGCGCATTTTCGGGCAATGGCGAGTCCCTGTGAAGTTATCATTGAAACCCAACAGAAAAATATCGCTGAGCAAGTAGCTCATTTAGTTACGGCAGAAGTTGAACGTATTGAGAAAAAGTATAGTCGCTACCTCGCCGATAGTGTCTGTAGTCAAATCAATAATAGCCAGGGGCAAGCTTGCGCGATAGATAATGAAACCTTTCTATTACTGAACTTTGCCGAGCAATGTTATCAATTAAGTCATGGCTTGTTTGATATCACCTCAGGTATTTTAGCGAAAAGCTGGCAGTTTGATGGCAGAAATTGTGATAAAACCAGAGACTTTCCAAGCGAAAAAGATGTTACTGAACAGCTAAAGCATGTTGGCTGGCCTCGTGTTAAATACCAAGCTGATTTTGTGCAGCTGCCACAAGGAATGTCGATAGATTTTGGTGGCATTGCCAAAGAGTATGCGGTGGATAAAGCCATGATGCTGGCAACTCAATACACTAAAGCGCCTATTTTAATTAACCTTGGCGGCGATATCAGTGTCAGTGGTTTACGATGTAATAACTTAGCGTGGCAGGTTGCCATTGAAAGCCCGCACAATGAACAAGCGCAAGGTGATTTAATTGTCTCGTTAACACAAGGTGCTTTAGCGACCAGTGGTGATAGCAAGCGATTTATTCTGTATCAAAACAAACGCTATAGCCATATTATTAATGCGAAAACAGGCTGGCCTGTATCTGGCGGGCCAAGCTCTATTACGGTGGCTGCACCTCAATGTACCACGGCAGGTATGCTAGCAACATTAGCCTTGTTGCAGGGGCGTGATGCTGAAAAAATGCTGTTGGCGCAACACGTTAATTTTTGGGCTAGATATTAA